A genomic stretch from Anaerobranca californiensis DSM 14826 includes:
- a CDS encoding LysM peptidoglycan-binding domain-containing protein: MKGLIKAQKSNGGKIPVPQRCSGKLHIISKGESLFIIAKKYKVPLNKLIKVNSQIEDPDIIYEGQIICVPTREYKNKYGQEYTEVILNSTGKVANASGVAFIRKVTNDLVVFTTNLPHPKELFPNGESYTAYLLDSATGNYDKFNLKKVEQFWVGQVKNKPLRKYDGIIIAPNTVSGNLLPGEPVVLEGIIY; encoded by the coding sequence GTGAAAGGTTTGATAAAAGCCCAAAAATCTAATGGAGGGAAAATACCAGTTCCACAAAGATGTTCAGGGAAATTACACATAATCAGTAAGGGGGAAAGCTTATTTATAATAGCAAAGAAATATAAAGTTCCACTAAATAAGTTAATTAAAGTAAATAGCCAAATCGAAGACCCAGATATAATTTATGAAGGACAAATAATTTGTGTACCTACAAGGGAGTATAAAAATAAATATGGGCAGGAATATACAGAGGTTATATTAAATAGTACTGGAAAAGTAGCTAATGCCTCAGGAGTAGCCTTTATTAGAAAGGTTACCAATGACTTAGTAGTATTTACAACTAATTTGCCCCATCCTAAAGAGTTATTCCCAAATGGTGAAAGCTACACTGCATATTTATTAGATTCAGCGACGGGGAATTACGATAAATTTAATTTGAAAAAAGTTGAACAATTTTGGGTAGGGCAAGTTAAAAATAAACCTTTAAGGAAATACGATGGAATTATAATAGCTCCCAATACTGTTTCAGGTAATTTATTGCCCGGCGAACCGGTGGTTTTAGAAGGAATAATTTATTAG
- a CDS encoding threonine/serine exporter family protein produces MEEKISFKNAIIIALYAGEIMLRNGAETYRVEETTCYILKALGVNYTESFVTPTGIFLSCDNPEDKNPYSVIKRIKNRQLNLQKVSEVNNFSRKIVAGEIPLKEAMDILRQIDNSPRYNRVLRAFSASLLAASFSMLLGGTKFDFLPAFITSLAVQGTVLNLEKNSFSYFLTNIAGGFVAAVMAILFSEFGWGNNIDKTIIGSIMTLVPGVAITNAIRDSISGDLMSGTARAAEAFLVAVAIASGVGIALKFWIDIF; encoded by the coding sequence ATGGAAGAAAAAATATCATTTAAAAATGCAATTATTATCGCCCTCTATGCAGGAGAGATCATGTTGAGAAACGGTGCAGAAACTTATAGGGTAGAAGAAACTACCTGTTATATTTTAAAAGCATTAGGGGTTAATTATACCGAAAGCTTTGTAACACCAACAGGTATATTTTTGTCTTGCGACAATCCTGAAGATAAAAATCCTTATTCCGTTATCAAACGGATTAAGAATAGACAGTTAAACTTGCAAAAAGTATCGGAAGTCAACAATTTTTCCCGGAAAATAGTAGCTGGCGAAATCCCTTTAAAAGAAGCTATGGATATTTTACGACAAATTGATAACTCACCTAGGTACAACAGGGTACTTAGAGCTTTCTCTGCCAGCCTTTTAGCCGCTTCTTTTTCTATGCTTTTAGGGGGAACTAAATTTGATTTTTTACCGGCCTTTATTACCAGTTTAGCAGTACAAGGAACTGTATTAAATTTAGAAAAAAACAGTTTTTCTTATTTCCTAACTAACATAGCGGGAGGCTTTGTCGCCGCTGTTATGGCTATTCTCTTTTCTGAATTTGGTTGGGGAAATAACATAGACAAAACCATTATCGGTTCTATTATGACATTAGTTCCTGGAGTTGCCATAACTAATGCAATAAGGGATAGTATATCCGGTGACTTAATGTCAGGAACTGCCAGGGCTGCTGAAGCCTTTTTAGTAGCTGTTGCCATAGCCTCTGGTGTCGGCATTGCTTTAAAGTTTTGGATAGATATTTTCTAG
- a CDS encoding threonine/serine exporter family protein: MLIENFIYSFLATWGYCIVFNVPKRFLLLSSLGGALGWIGYITLNSNGTAPVTAAFTGAAIVAIWGEFLSVKLKDIVTVFFIPGIVPLVPGAGMYYTMLAIIEKDFTKAAMVGSETLFVAGAIASGLITVSSISRIIRGKI, from the coding sequence TTGTTAATAGAAAACTTTATTTATTCCTTCTTAGCTACATGGGGGTATTGTATCGTATTTAATGTCCCTAAAAGATTTTTGCTTTTATCTTCATTGGGAGGAGCCTTAGGTTGGATTGGCTATATCACTTTAAATTCCAATGGTACAGCCCCTGTAACCGCTGCCTTTACAGGGGCTGCAATAGTAGCTATTTGGGGTGAATTTCTTTCTGTAAAACTAAAGGATATCGTTACAGTATTTTTTATTCCCGGTATAGTACCATTAGTTCCCGGGGCAGGGATGTATTATACCATGTTAGCAATAATCGAAAAAGATTTTACTAAAGCGGCAATGGTGGGGAGTGAAACACTATTTGTTGCAGGGGCAATTGCCAGTGGTTTAATAACTGTATCTTCTATTTCTAGAATTATTAGGGGAAAAATTTAG
- a CDS encoding SagB/ThcOx family dehydrogenase: protein MKEIGKLFMEYTKYQYLEESDQQKGEPQPPLEKEYLEGKIIKLPKTFNKREIILDDAIIRRRSVRKYISVPLTIEELAYLLWNTQGVISKNEKATLRTVPSAGARHPFHTYLLINNVENLQEGLYRYNALSHTLVTVNLQGKIKEELVSACLGQTFIGTSAVTFIWTVDIYRTSYRYGQRAYRYVHLDAGHVCQNLYLTAEAIDCGVCAIAAYNDDLLNNLLGLDGENEFAIYLASVGKI, encoded by the coding sequence GTGAAAGAAATAGGTAAACTATTTATGGAATATACTAAATATCAATATCTAGAAGAAAGTGATCAGCAAAAGGGAGAACCTCAACCGCCATTGGAAAAAGAATACCTTGAAGGAAAAATTATTAAGTTGCCGAAAACTTTTAACAAAAGGGAGATAATTTTAGATGATGCAATAATTAGAAGGAGAAGCGTAAGAAAATATATTTCTGTGCCCTTAACTATTGAAGAATTAGCTTATTTGTTATGGAATACCCAAGGGGTAATCAGTAAAAATGAAAAGGCTACTTTAAGGACAGTTCCTTCGGCAGGTGCTAGACATCCATTTCACACTTATTTGTTAATAAATAATGTAGAAAATCTACAGGAAGGATTATACCGCTATAACGCCCTTTCCCATACGTTAGTTACAGTTAATTTACAAGGTAAAATTAAAGAAGAATTAGTATCAGCCTGTTTAGGTCAGACTTTTATAGGGACATCGGCGGTAACTTTTATATGGACTGTAGATATTTACCGGACAAGTTATCGTTATGGACAAAGGGCTTACCGCTATGTTCATTTAGATGCTGGCCATGTTTGCCAAAACCTATATTTAACGGCAGAAGCTATTGATTGTGGTGTTTGTGCTATAGCGGCTTATAACGATGATCTGTTAAATAACCTTTTAGGTTTAGATGGAGAAAATGAATTTGCTATTTACTTAGCTTCTGTAGGAAAAATTTAG
- a CDS encoding DUF368 domain-containing protein yields MTINTMKKWFSIFLRGIPIGLSLTLPGVSGGTVALILGLYDRIILGIKTLNVKFLLPILLGSLIGIWAGSGFITFLLEQHHNITVSFLLGLVLFSTKVTLGEVKIYNLHSVLILLIFLVLGLFLWNYSVEEISGNSPSYIQLLIAGFVSSVAMILPGISGATLLIILGLYGGVLEAVKEFNFLVLFFYGLGALAGLFSFSWVLSYLLKNHRSLTMMSLTGLILASTRAVIPKKLGILEFLAFLLGALLILILSNDKFKKHVRKLTN; encoded by the coding sequence GTGACAATAAATACTATGAAAAAATGGTTTAGTATTTTTTTAAGGGGGATACCAATTGGCCTATCACTGACATTACCGGGAGTGAGTGGTGGGACAGTAGCCCTTATCTTGGGGTTATATGATCGGATTATTTTAGGGATAAAAACATTAAATGTTAAATTTCTGCTGCCAATCCTTTTAGGTTCCCTTATAGGAATTTGGGCTGGTTCAGGATTTATCACCTTTTTATTGGAACAGCACCACAACATCACTGTTTCCTTTTTATTAGGACTTGTCCTTTTTTCTACAAAAGTTACCTTAGGAGAAGTTAAAATTTATAATTTACATTCGGTACTAATCTTATTAATCTTTTTAGTTTTAGGGCTATTTTTATGGAACTATTCAGTGGAAGAGATAAGTGGAAATAGTCCTTCATATATTCAATTATTAATAGCGGGGTTTGTTAGTAGTGTAGCCATGATTTTACCGGGAATTAGTGGAGCAACTTTACTGATTATTTTAGGCCTTTATGGTGGAGTATTAGAAGCAGTGAAGGAATTTAATTTTTTAGTGTTATTCTTTTACGGGTTAGGGGCATTAGCTGGTTTGTTTTCTTTTTCATGGGTGCTATCATATTTATTAAAAAATCACAGGTCTTTAACTATGATGAGTTTAACTGGTTTGATTTTAGCATCAACCAGGGCGGTTATTCCTAAAAAATTAGGGATTTTAGAATTTTTGGCTTTTCTTTTGGGAGCTTTACTTATCCTCATATTATCTAATGATAAATTTAAAAAACACGTTAGAAAATTAACGAACTAA
- a CDS encoding PHP domain-containing protein, which translates to MGFQPHILDKCNKFILDGDFDFVLCSLHTVENKDVYLGDLLKDNSPKEAYEKYFQELYYCIEKGAIFNVLAHFDLLKRHVDYPFDKVFRENFDIIEGIFKKVIYDGRGLEVNTSGFRYKLESPLPSKDLLIFYKELGGRLLP; encoded by the coding sequence ATGGGATTTCAGCCCCATATCTTAGATAAATGTAATAAATTTATATTAGATGGAGATTTTGATTTTGTTTTATGTTCCCTCCATACTGTAGAGAATAAAGATGTTTATTTAGGGGATTTATTAAAGGATAACAGTCCCAAAGAAGCTTATGAAAAATACTTTCAAGAGCTCTATTATTGCATCGAAAAAGGGGCTATATTTAACGTCCTAGCCCATTTTGATTTACTTAAAAGACATGTAGACTATCCCTTTGATAAGGTGTTTAGAGAAAATTTTGATATAATAGAGGGTATATTTAAAAAGGTTATTTATGATGGTAGGGGGTTAGAAGTAAATACTTCAGGGTTTAGGTATAAATTAGAAAGTCCACTACCTTCAAAGGATTTATTGATATTTTATAAAGAACTAGGGGGGAGATTATTACCTTAG
- a CDS encoding PHP domain-containing protein — protein MWDYHVHSSFSDDCHVEMETIVQKGISLGIKEICFTDHIDYEAAIPNVIIEFDNNDYSREVNRLKKNTGTKFLLRKGLKWDFSPIS, from the coding sequence ATGTGGGATTACCATGTACACAGTAGTTTTTCCGATGACTGCCATGTAGAAATGGAGACAATTGTTCAAAAGGGTATATCATTAGGGATAAAAGAAATTTGTTTTACTGACCATATCGATTATGAAGCTGCAATCCCCAATGTTATAATTGAATTTGATAATAATGATTACAGTAGAGAAGTTAATAGATTGAAAAAAAATACCGGGACAAAATTTCTATTAAGAAAGGGGTTGAAATGGGATTTCAGCCCCATATCTTAG
- a CDS encoding LTA synthase family protein, whose protein sequence is MLYLIIPILALLIKILILHLNMGVEKVFLLTGNNFMIVLMIFSMVYLFSRKNLLRKLLITNFLISVIFFIDMMYFNHFYTLVPAHSVYQLGQLGPVSDSIFKLLNPLYFLLFLDFLLLVFLEKKGIKGKYLERFLCKRKVTAFLLILVFLVGSYNFYISKVTDKYFTPYNLGVINYHIYDLLRFIERNTITSHHVEALFEIMENTTNEKKNYFGLARGKNVIVIQVESIQNFVVNNKVNGQYITPVLNELIKNNSIYFSNYFEQVAWGNTSDCEFISHTGFYPSIGVYSYKNYENNELITLPSSLQSKGYSTIAFHGNYRYFWNRENIYPVKGIQWFIALDDFDEGEVIGLGLSDGELFRQSIDYLKELPQPFYSFYITVTSHHPYYLPDEYKELKMPEEYQDTVLDNYLQTIRYLDTQIGVFLDLLKKEGLYDNSIIVIYGDHKGLDMRDEKTNEVLSAFLQKPYNEREMYNVPLIIHLPGEDIQKEVLTVGGQIDFFPTMANLLGLPLREDSLFGQDLLNTNNGFVSLAPHVAPGSFIDDEKIFIMANDGIFENSRGWYLATGEAVDLEKCRAGFERALLEISLSEYVMKNNLNVEVNKRGLQYLLEILEDADGE, encoded by the coding sequence ATGTTATATTTAATTATACCTATTTTAGCATTGTTAATTAAGATTTTAATTTTACATTTAAATATGGGTGTAGAAAAGGTTTTTCTGCTAACAGGAAATAATTTTATGATAGTTTTAATGATTTTTTCTATGGTGTATTTGTTTAGCAGGAAAAATTTGTTAAGAAAACTATTGATAACTAATTTTTTAATTTCCGTTATTTTTTTTATTGATATGATGTATTTTAATCATTTTTATACATTAGTTCCAGCCCATAGTGTTTATCAATTAGGTCAGTTAGGTCCAGTTTCAGATAGTATATTTAAACTTTTAAATCCTTTGTACTTTCTATTATTCCTAGATTTTCTCCTACTAGTTTTTTTGGAGAAAAAGGGAATAAAGGGTAAATATCTTGAAAGATTTTTGTGTAAAAGAAAGGTAACAGCTTTTTTATTGATTTTAGTATTTTTAGTAGGTTCTTATAATTTTTATATTTCAAAGGTGACAGATAAGTATTTTACCCCTTATAATTTAGGGGTAATTAACTATCACATTTATGACCTTTTAAGATTTATTGAAAGGAATACTATCACTAGTCATCATGTAGAAGCACTTTTTGAAATAATGGAAAATACTACTAATGAAAAGAAAAATTATTTTGGTTTAGCTAGAGGGAAAAATGTTATTGTTATTCAAGTTGAATCAATCCAAAACTTCGTCGTAAATAATAAAGTAAATGGACAATATATTACACCGGTATTAAATGAATTGATAAAAAATAATTCTATTTATTTCAGCAATTATTTTGAACAAGTGGCTTGGGGTAATACCTCTGATTGTGAATTTATCTCCCACACCGGTTTTTATCCATCTATTGGGGTATATAGTTATAAGAATTATGAAAATAACGAGCTCATTACCCTTCCCTCTTCCTTACAAAGTAAAGGTTATAGTACCATTGCTTTCCATGGGAATTACCGATATTTTTGGAACAGAGAAAATATTTATCCAGTAAAAGGTATCCAATGGTTTATCGCTTTAGATGATTTTGACGAAGGAGAAGTCATCGGCTTAGGACTTAGTGATGGAGAATTGTTTAGACAATCAATAGATTATCTTAAAGAGCTGCCTCAACCCTTTTATTCTTTCTATATTACAGTAACTTCCCATCATCCCTATTATTTACCCGATGAATATAAGGAACTAAAAATGCCGGAAGAATATCAAGATACTGTTTTAGATAATTATCTACAAACAATAAGATATCTAGATACCCAAATAGGTGTCTTTTTAGACTTATTAAAAAAGGAAGGTTTATATGATAATTCCATCATAGTTATCTATGGTGATCATAAAGGTTTGGATATGAGGGATGAAAAAACCAATGAAGTCCTTTCAGCTTTTTTACAAAAACCTTATAACGAAAGGGAAATGTATAATGTCCCTTTAATAATCCATTTGCCTGGTGAGGACATTCAAAAAGAAGTGTTGACAGTTGGCGGACAAATAGATTTTTTTCCTACTATGGCTAATCTATTAGGGCTCCCTTTAAGGGAAGATAGTCTTTTTGGTCAAGATTTGCTGAATACAAACAACGGCTTTGTTTCTTTAGCACCCCATGTAGCACCAGGTTCCTTTATCGATGATGAAAAGATTTTTATCATGGCCAATGATGGAATCTTTGAAAATAGCAGAGGTTGGTATTTAGCCACTGGAGAAGCTGTAGATTTAGAAAAATGCCGGGCAGGCTTTGAGAGGGCACTATTAGAAATTAGTTTATCAGAATATGTAATGAAAAATAATTTGAATGTCGAAGTCAATAAAAGGGGTTTACAATATTTATTAGAAATATTAGAAGATGCTGATGGAGAGTGA
- the thpR gene encoding RNA 2',3'-cyclic phosphodiesterase has protein sequence MRLFYAIQLPQGVKEYLSNIQSVIKNNSIKGNFSYIDNFHLTLAYIGEVDGKEEKVLREILHTSYNGEKQFSLVIKGIGNFKRGNKDILWAGIEDNQKLIALQSTLVKNLIKEGFTLEKRPFKPHITLAREVVLKEQGLKVSFPPYNFNVEKISLMNSLRVKGRLTYIPIETVNLV, from the coding sequence ATGAGATTATTTTACGCTATTCAATTGCCTCAAGGGGTTAAAGAATATCTATCTAATATTCAAAGTGTTATAAAAAACAATTCTATAAAGGGGAATTTCTCCTATATAGATAATTTTCATTTAACATTAGCCTATATTGGTGAAGTAGATGGAAAGGAAGAAAAAGTTTTAAGGGAAATATTACATACATCTTATAATGGAGAAAAACAGTTTTCTTTAGTTATAAAAGGTATCGGAAATTTCAAAAGGGGAAATAAAGATATCCTTTGGGCTGGGATTGAAGATAATCAAAAACTTATAGCTTTACAGAGTACATTAGTAAAAAACTTAATTAAAGAAGGTTTTACCTTAGAAAAAAGACCATTTAAACCCCACATTACATTAGCTAGGGAAGTGGTGTTAAAGGAACAAGGTTTAAAAGTATCTTTTCCACCATATAATTTTAATGTAGAAAAAATATCGTTAATGAATAGTTTGCGGGTAAAGGGAAGGTTAACTTACATTCCCATAGAAACAGTAAACCTTGTGTAA
- a CDS encoding NADH-dependent [FeFe] hydrogenase, group A6, producing MEGKVTVTINDKKVTVPKEYTILNAAVEAGVKIPTLCHLDLHDLKMVNRTASCRVCMVEVEGSPKLAPACATPVNDGMVIRTDSLKAITARRLSVELLLSNHPTDCLICQKNLQCELQALAHQLGVREIHYSGERTKYHLDTSSKALIKNQDKCILCRRCETACNLVQTCGILSALNRGFKTVVGPAFNLPMAETSCTYCGACVALCPTAALTEVNHIPKVWEALRNPRKYVVVQTAPAIRVAIGELFGMKPGTIVTGKLAAGLRRLGFNKVFDTDFGADVTILEEASELLDRLENGKTLPILTSCCPAWVSFIEHQFPELVDIPSSCKSPHIMVGTIIKTYFAEKHNLDPDDIVVVSVMPCIAKKAEAARTELAIDHRNNVDIVITTRELAMMFKEAGIDFDKLPDEDFDYPLGETTGASVIFGTTGGVIEAAIRTIHEWKTGKSLEKVEYKELRGLEGLREATVEVDGMELKIGIAHGLGNARKLLEEIRDGKSKYHAIEIMACPGGCIGGGGQPYHYGNDEVIKARQRAIYQEDERKSVRKSHLNPAVLKMYEEYFGKPYSEKAHKLLHTSYSPKERI from the coding sequence ATGGAAGGTAAAGTCACAGTTACTATTAATGACAAAAAAGTAACGGTACCAAAAGAATATACAATCCTTAACGCTGCAGTGGAGGCAGGAGTTAAAATCCCTACCCTATGCCATTTGGATCTCCACGATTTAAAAATGGTAAACCGCACCGCTTCCTGTCGGGTGTGTATGGTGGAAGTGGAAGGAAGTCCTAAACTAGCACCAGCCTGTGCTACCCCAGTAAATGACGGGATGGTAATCAGAACAGATAGTTTAAAAGCTATTACTGCCAGGCGATTATCTGTAGAACTCCTATTATCAAACCACCCTACCGATTGCTTAATTTGTCAAAAAAATCTACAGTGTGAGTTACAGGCATTAGCCCATCAATTAGGGGTCAGGGAAATTCATTATTCAGGGGAAAGGACGAAATATCACTTAGATACATCCAGTAAAGCTTTAATAAAAAATCAAGATAAATGTATTCTATGTCGCCGTTGTGAAACTGCCTGTAACTTAGTTCAAACCTGTGGTATTTTATCAGCATTAAATCGGGGATTTAAAACCGTTGTAGGCCCTGCCTTTAATTTACCTATGGCTGAGACATCTTGTACCTATTGTGGAGCATGTGTCGCCCTTTGTCCTACTGCAGCATTGACAGAAGTAAACCACATTCCCAAAGTTTGGGAAGCCTTAAGAAATCCTAGGAAATATGTAGTAGTGCAGACTGCCCCTGCTATCAGAGTTGCTATAGGAGAATTATTTGGTATGAAGCCTGGTACAATAGTGACAGGGAAATTGGCAGCAGGATTACGCCGTTTAGGTTTTAATAAAGTTTTTGATACAGATTTTGGAGCAGATGTCACTATCTTAGAAGAAGCCAGTGAATTGTTAGACCGTTTAGAAAATGGCAAAACCTTACCTATCCTTACCAGCTGTTGTCCTGCCTGGGTAAGTTTTATTGAACACCAGTTTCCAGAACTTGTTGATATCCCATCTTCTTGTAAGTCGCCCCATATCATGGTAGGAACGATTATTAAAACCTACTTTGCAGAAAAACATAATTTAGATCCCGATGATATAGTTGTAGTATCGGTAATGCCTTGTATAGCTAAAAAAGCGGAAGCAGCTAGAACGGAGTTGGCCATTGATCATAGAAATAACGTGGATATCGTCATTACTACTAGGGAATTAGCAATGATGTTTAAAGAAGCGGGGATTGATTTTGATAAACTGCCAGATGAAGATTTTGACTATCCATTAGGTGAAACTACAGGGGCATCGGTTATCTTTGGCACCACCGGTGGGGTAATAGAGGCAGCAATTAGGACTATCCACGAATGGAAAACCGGTAAAAGCCTTGAAAAGGTTGAGTATAAAGAATTGAGGGGATTAGAAGGCCTTAGAGAGGCAACCGTTGAAGTAGATGGGATGGAATTGAAAATAGGTATAGCCCATGGTTTAGGGAATGCTAGAAAACTATTAGAAGAAATTAGAGACGGGAAATCTAAATACCATGCCATTGAAATAATGGCTTGCCCCGGTGGTTGTATCGGCGGAGGAGGTCAACCATACCATTATGGGAACGATGAAGTAATAAAAGCAAGGCAAAGGGCAATATATCAAGAAGATGAAAGGAAAAGTGTTAGAAAATCCCACTTGAATCCAGCGGTACTTAAAATGTATGAAGAATACTTTGGAAAACCTTACAGTGAAAAAGCCCACAAACTTTTGCACACATCTTATAGCCCTAAAGAAAGGATATAA
- a CDS encoding (2Fe-2S) ferredoxin domain-containing protein, which translates to MKSLKELRELKEKALENLKLRNAPEGAKVRIHVGMGTCGIASGARDVFLGILEEINKKNLEGVSLIQVGCLGNCYEEPIVKVIYPDKEPEVYTKVNVEKGKEIVKNLKL; encoded by the coding sequence GTGAAATCTTTAAAAGAATTGCGGGAGTTAAAGGAAAAGGCTTTAGAAAACTTAAAATTAAGGAATGCTCCTGAAGGGGCAAAGGTTAGAATCCATGTGGGTATGGGTACATGTGGTATAGCCTCAGGGGCAAGGGATGTATTTTTAGGGATTTTAGAAGAAATCAACAAAAAAAACTTAGAGGGAGTTAGTTTAATTCAAGTTGGTTGTTTAGGAAACTGTTATGAAGAACCTATAGTAAAAGTTATTTATCCCGATAAAGAGCCTGAAGTTTATACAAAGGTAAATGTGGAAAAGGGCAAAGAAATAGTAAAAAATCTTAAACTGTAG
- the nuoE gene encoding NADH-quinone oxidoreductase subunit NuoE — translation MEKTVLQPKNQLQRELPEEKFQELEEYINSLEEKEGALIAVLHKAQEIFGYLPRDVQLFVARKLGVPGAKVYGVVSFYNYFNDKPPGEVIINICTGTACFVKGADKIMAEFEEKLGIKAGQTTEDGKYTLNAVRCVGACGLAPVVIVGEKVYGRVKVDELDQILAKHERKDAK, via the coding sequence GTGGAAAAAACAGTTTTACAACCCAAAAATCAATTACAAAGGGAACTGCCGGAGGAAAAGTTTCAAGAATTGGAAGAATACATCAATAGCTTAGAAGAAAAGGAAGGAGCTTTAATAGCGGTATTACATAAAGCCCAAGAAATTTTTGGTTATTTGCCTAGGGATGTTCAATTATTTGTAGCTAGAAAATTAGGTGTTCCTGGAGCAAAGGTTTATGGAGTAGTTAGTTTTTATAACTATTTCAATGATAAGCCCCCTGGAGAAGTGATAATCAATATCTGTACTGGTACCGCTTGTTTTGTTAAAGGGGCAGATAAAATAATGGCTGAATTTGAAGAAAAGCTAGGTATAAAGGCAGGACAAACTACAGAAGATGGAAAGTATACATTAAATGCAGTACGATGTGTAGGAGCATGTGGCTTAGCACCAGTGGTAATTGTTGGAGAAAAGGTATATGGCAGGGTAAAGGTGGATGAACTTGACCAAATACTAGCAAAACATGAAAGGAAAGATGCTAAGTGA
- a CDS encoding ECF transporter S component, which yields MKNTVFITRTAIFLALALVFQIYFRTFAQPVVGPLVNFVLFLTTMLVGITSAIIVGSLTPLIAFSFGIMPLFPVVPFIMVGNILMVAIYYFISKNSPGYLSTFLGVLAAAFGKFLFLALAIRYVAPLFLPQVPPPIVQALSLPQFYTALTGGILSILVAKGLERVNFKKETF from the coding sequence TTGAAAAATACTGTCTTTATCACTAGAACGGCTATTTTTTTAGCCTTAGCCTTAGTTTTTCAGATCTACTTTAGAACCTTTGCCCAACCGGTAGTTGGCCCATTGGTTAATTTTGTTTTATTTTTAACTACAATGTTAGTGGGCATAACATCGGCTATAATAGTTGGATCATTGACACCACTAATCGCCTTTTCCTTTGGAATTATGCCTCTTTTTCCAGTTGTCCCTTTTATAATGGTAGGAAATATCTTAATGGTAGCAATTTATTATTTTATCTCTAAAAATTCACCAGGTTATCTATCTACCTTTTTAGGGGTTTTAGCTGCCGCCTTTGGAAAGTTTCTTTTTCTTGCTTTAGCAATCAGGTATGTTGCACCATTATTTCTACCCCAAGTTCCACCACCTATAGTTCAAGCCCTATCCTTACCTCAGTTTTATACCGCTTTAACAGGAGGGATATTGTCAATATTAGTGGCAAAGGGTTTGGAAAGGGTTAATTTTAAAAAGGAGACCTTTTAA
- a CDS encoding YbaN family protein has protein sequence MIFKVYTLKKLYTILGSIFVLIGVVGLFLPIFPTVPFLFIALFFYGKGSKKHYYWLMKNKYFSKYILDYKRGKDNLILKIILVIIGLLVTIYISRFNNKGGIGN, from the coding sequence TTGATATTCAAAGTCTATACTTTAAAAAAACTTTATACAATTTTAGGTTCTATTTTTGTATTAATTGGAGTAGTTGGCCTTTTCCTACCAATTTTCCCCACAGTTCCCTTTTTATTCATCGCTTTATTTTTTTACGGTAAAGGTTCAAAAAAACATTACTACTGGTTAATGAAAAATAAATACTTTAGTAAATACATATTAGACTACAAAAGGGGAAAAGATAATCTAATCTTAAAAATAATTTTAGTCATAATAGGGTTATTAGTTACCATATATATAAGTAGATTTAATAATAAAGGGGGAATAGGTAATTGA